Part of the Physeter macrocephalus isolate SW-GA unplaced genomic scaffold, ASM283717v5 random_82, whole genome shotgun sequence genome, CGGGACCGGAAGTGCGTGGGCTTCGCGGCTGGCTCTCCTTAGGGTTTTTAGGAAACCTGGAAGCGGCGGCAATAGTTGGAGTCTGAATACCCTTGTGACGGTCTCCGGGTGCCCTGTGAGAGGAAAGGGGAGGTAAGCGGGGTAGAAGTACCTCCCTGGGCCGGGTCAGACTCGGTGTTTACGGGCTACCCTTAGTAGGGCAAGCCTCCCGCTCCCCTACGGAAACAGCTGCCGCCTCCCATCCTCCGAATCCCCGCCACTCCCATCTAAGACTACGTTGCTCTTTGGGACCACGGAATGCCAGGCTCCGTGGCCTCCAAAGTGGCAAGTGGCAGCACCATGTCTTTCGACCCAGCCTGTGAACTAATTCGTGATAATTGAACTTGAGTTTGCCGTGGAAGCCATGTCGCAAGACTCGGGAAAAGTTAGCCCTTTCCCCGAGTAAGAGAATAAAATTCCTTTAGGAGGAACTGCTTCTTGTAGGGCCACTGTGAAAAGGCAACCTCGGCTGGACCGTTTTGGCACTGAACTGTTGTTAATTGCTTTGGGGTTCCTTTCTTTGTCACTACAAATACTCCAACCTAGAGCAGAAGAAACACAAACAGTAAAATAGGTCGTAAACAAGTAGTTTGTTTTCCTTGTTAGAGATTCAAACTATGGGATTTGAAAACTATTCAAGTTGGCTGACCTTCCAGTTGCATTAGTGATGTGAATCAATGGCAAGTCATCAATAGGTATTATATTAAACATGAAGGAAAATTGTTCAGACATGAATTGTCACACAGCTACAACAGTATAACAGTTGTTAGATCCCTAAGCCAACAAACCAACTAGACTGTTTTTTCAGTACTGAATAAACACTTGgcttcttctgtttttcttacttTGTTATCTTATTTTGGACAAGGCGCGTTCACTAACTCTGCTCTTTAATTTTTCCTGGTGCTTTacaggaaatataagaaaataatggagTTATGAAGTTCTTGGCATATTTCAGAGGCTACATGCACATTGTGGAGAAGGCTCTTTCGTCATATATgatgttttccctttcttttttttccttctgttgatAGCTCTGGAATGATTAGCATCTAGGCCCTGACCAGctgcttggtaaatttaaaaatgtgtaccttttattcattttaggGAAGATGTGTTGGACCAATATCAAtcgttggttttttttctttactgaatcTGGAACATAGAATTAGGTGGCAAAGAATGAACAAGGAATGCTTTGgttatttttggattgtttataAGAATGATGGAGGGAGGCAGTGGTTGGGAAGGGTAATGGGTTTGAAAACGAGAGAGGAAGGTTGGCAAATAATGAAATGAGGTTATTCTTGAGTACCTTGTCTAAGTTGGATAATAACCTAAATAAAGGACCCTGTTGTTTTTCTGTAAACCAAATTGGTgaaaagtaattttctttgtaGACGTTGATTGAGTGTGATAAGATTCTGTGTTGTTGGGAAGCTGTATTTTGGTTGCTCTGTCCAGAGAGTATATAACAGTGCTCTTATGTTTCAGGATGCCACTGGGATCATCTTCCTCTTCGATGCCGCtatccttcccttctcccttacCCTCGGTACCAGACAATATTTCtaactcttcccctcccccaatgtCTTACATCACTTCCCAGGAGATGAAGTGTATTCTTCACTGGTTTGCCAGCTGGTCAGGTCCTCAGCGTGAACGTTTCCTACAGGACCTGGTAGCTAAGGCAGTACCGGGAAAATTGCAGCCACTGCTGGAAAGTCTGGAGCAGCTTAGCGTGTCTGGAGCAAACCGACCACCTTGTATCTTTGAGTGCCAGCTACGTCTTTGGGATCAGTGGTTTCGAGGTTGGGCTGAGCAGGAGCGCAATGAATTTGTCCGGCAGCTGGAGGTCAGTGAGCCAGACTTCGTTGCAAAGTTTTACCGAGCAGTGGCTGCTACCGCTGGTAAAGACTGATAGGCattaaaatcaaagaagataACCAGAGCTAATGGAGCCAAGGCCACAACTTCACCGTGAGAATTTCAAATGTATCACTTAAAGGCCTGGGGATGGTGTCCCGATCAGCTGACTGAACTCGCTGACCAGTACAGGCCTGGTGATTTCAACAGCCGATCAACTGGACTCCTAGGGTAAATGTTTTCCGTCTAAGCAAATCCAGATCAGCAGTCTGTCTCCTAGCTTACTTCTTTCCAAGAGATGTCAAACCCTCAAGAATTTAAGGACTTCTTTTACAACTATAACTGAAAGGAATCTACACATTATAACTCAAAAGCCTACTGCCGGCCCATAGGGGTATAAAGTAGAGCCCTTGTACTCCAGAAACAAGAGAGAAGGACAGTAGAAGGtcatgtttttataatttagcTAGATTCAGATGGCTGCTTTCACCACTGTTACCAAATTCTGACATAATTATGTGATATCCCAACTACTAGCTTTCCTAGTGATGATTTAGTAAAATTACGGAAAAATCAGGAGATGGACATAATTAGCTACTTCTTCCTCCACACTGATGTTTGTTTGAATCCAAGTAGCAATGACTTTTTTTCTAAAGTATATGTGACATCCTTGGAGCTGGTAGCAGATGTTCCTATTCTATAAGTTTGCTTTACAACAATATGAAAACAAGTGACATTCTTTACAGGTTAAagggtttattttttgtattgtcGACTGAAAAATTACACGCAACCTAAAAGttatgtgttgtgttttttttaacatctttattggagtatcaacAATATGAAAACAAGTGACATTCTTTACAGGTTGAAGGGTTTATTTTTTGtatcaaaataaagaacaaattttcAGAACCATAAGTCTCTACCTTTTTTTTCATTGCAAGGCTAGTGTAATGTTGATGTACAGAGAAGGAGGCATTCTGAGAAAAGTAGAACTTAAGTATAGACAATAGATCGACTTTCCATCCAGTTTCTCCTAAGAAATCATCTCTGCCCTAACCTGTGTCATGCTCTGGGTAACATCACACCTCCCTCATTCCTCCAACTGGGCCCCCTGTTGCACCTCGGGGGTCTAGTGAATGGTAAGGGGCAGGAGGTCGCACCTGAAGAGTAGCTCGTTTCTGATAGGCCGTGGTTCCCAATGCAACCACCAGGATAAGCGACATTAGGCAGAGTCCCATGGACAGACCGAGGTGTGTCATGGAAGGATTATCGTCCGAGGTAACTAGAAACCTAGGGATGTAGGGGTAATATTTGGCCTGGAGTAATGCCTAGGCCTAGGAGGTGAAGTGCCTTACCTTTATTTTAATACCTAGAGCTCATTCTTCATCCAAACAGTAAGCTGAACAGGAAATCAATAAGGGGATGATATAGAACCTGAAAGGAAAAAGACCAGGATCCAAGACTGCCAGCAACTTAAATTGTTGGAAGGAGGCCTAACTTGGCAGTGAGGGAAATGGCTTAGGGGAAGAGTTAAGACTATAGTGTTTAGGCAAGTTGCCTGGGTAGTgcttaagaaaagaaagggggggcttccctggtggcgcagtggttgagagtccacctgccgatgcaggggacatgggttcgtgccccggtgcgggaagatcccacatgccgcggagcggctgggcccgtgagccatggccgctgagcctgcgcgtctggggcccgtgctccgcaacaggagaggccacagcagtgagaggcctgcaaaagaaagggggaattccctggctgtccaatggttaggattctgcgcttccattacagggggcccaggttagatccacggtcagggaactaagatctcgcaggctgcacggtgtggccaaaaagaaaaaaaaattcattaaaaagaaaagaaggggactAGGAGCCCTATGTCCTAGAGATAGGTGAACTCTATTATTGCTGGGGAGACAGGTGTCCCATGGTGATAGGCACCATGTTAGGGATCcttgttttctgaaatattaaCTCTGTATAGGACAGTGTATGTATGAATGAGTgcttaatataatttcaaatatctGGATTCCAGGAATTTGAAAGAAAACTCCTTGGAATGTTATCTTACTTACTTGCTGTATTCTATGGTAAAGGTGGCTTCTCCATAATATACTTCTAGAGGTTTCTTCCAGAGAGTCAGGGTCAGGGCCCTGTGCAGCATACCAACTGAAGGCCCTTGGCAGCCAGGGCATTTCTACATATGCACAGTGAAGACCAGACTGGTGGTAATCAAGAGACTGTGGAAATAGCACCAAATGGACGTTTGGATCTCTTAATGGAAGTATAGTCCCTGGAAGAGCATATCTCATGAAACAGGTGCAGGCTTGGGACTGGGATGAACGGAAGGTCTTTAGAGGAGGGTTATAAAGTAAAGGACTTGAACATTCTCCTTGGCCCACTGTATAAATCCTTGGCCTGAACCATTGATTTACCCGCCAGTGCTCACCAGAGCCTTGTAGAACTGCTTCAGTTAGCTCTTCgccctcttccttccccagggAGTGGCCTGGGGGACCCCAGCTAATCCTAAAGACAGCTGAAATAATAGGTCAGGTTGAAAGACTTACAGGTGGGTAAGTAATATTGATAGCATCGGTACCTTCATTTGTCTAACAGAGCCAACCCAGGGAACAGAAGAGATGGCCATTGTTCCCAGGTATCTGCAAGGAAATATGTAGCAGGGTATAGTTATAGCCTCAGTCACCTGCTCAAGCCCTCCTTCTAAGGAAAATGTACATTCTAAATCAGATTCATGGACTCAGTAGGGTacttagtaaaaaataaatgaaaaaataaaataaatgaacatcaaTAAAGaagctacagggatatattgtacagcacaaggtatagagccaatattttataataactttaaatggagtataatctatacaaatattgaatcactatgttgtacacctgaaactaatataatattgtaaatcaaccatactccaataataataaaaaatttaatgaacatCAAAACACATTGGATGGTACTACCATAAGAGCACTTCCAAACCTTTTGCCAGTGTGCTACAGCTGTTCCACTTCTGATACCCACCTGAATAGCCTTTCCTGGAAGGTATGGGACCCAGGGTGATCACTCCACCTGCACCTTGTACACTCCCCTCTCTGTGCACTGATGTAAGTAGCAGTGGCCAGGGGGTTTGCTTCCTTGAGGTGTGGGATCTGAGAGGGATGCCTGATCTTGTCCGCAGGAAGCAGCTGTGAAGTGAGGTTGGCAAGGAAGCAACAACTATGGGGATGGTAGATATCCCCACGGGGATTCTCCGCCCCAGGTGGGAATCATTTTCCTTCCTCCAGCATTCACTCTGAAGGGCACGGCAGAAGGTAGAATAGTGTTTGTCCAGATTCCTTAGAAGGAGactcctctccagccccactcGGTTTCATTCCCCATTCTCTAGTCTACCCACTCCACTGGCCAAGAGCTTATACCTGCATCAGCCTTCCAGCATGAGGTCTGAGGAGCAGCTTCCCTTGTCCAGGTGCAGGTAGTGGCAGCCCCGTCCACTGTGTGTAGGGGATGGTAGAGTGACACTAGGATCACTGACAGCTGTGCAGCCCCTCAGCACACGCACCTGCCAGTAAAGAAGAAGTCTGAGGTGCCATTCCCACAGGTGGTCACCAGGCCAAATTCCAGGCCAGACCCTGCTTGAGAGATAGAAGAGCCCTCAGAAGAAATGAAGCCCCCAGACCCGTCAGGGCCAGCCATGCTCACAGCTTCAATTACACTTTAGCAGCAGATAATCCCTTCCAACCTCTCTCACTCCCACCAAGCTGACTCAGGTCATGAGTGCCCTCTGCAATTCTTCCTTATTTCTCACCCCAGCCCCACAACATCTCCTCTGCAGTGCTGTGGTTGACCTGGCACCAGCCTGAGTCTTTGAAGGCAGAGAGAGTGATTGGGTCAAGCCGAGTGCACTGGGCGCCATTGTAGGTAGCAGTCATTATACAGTTCTAGAGTAGTCAGGCCTCCCAGTGTGAAGACAAAGGGCCCCTTGGGAGGAGATAGCTGGTGCCACCTGACCGTTGCTTTTTCCTTCCATCACCCCAAGGTGTTCTCATCCTCACCTCTTCTGACAAGGGAGCGCCCAGGGAAACCCCCAGCAGTCCCAAGTGTTTGGCCAGGCTGTGGTGAGAAGCAGCTGTCCCCACTCATCTTGCCTTGTCACTTGTTGACCTGTAGAACAGTTCTCGCTGAGTATAGAAAGGGAAGAAGGCATCTGAGGAGAGGGAGACCTCAGAAGGGTGAGGAAGAGTTGAAAGGAAGGACTTGGTGAGAGAGCAGTGGTTCCCTCTGGTTGATGTGGGGAGACATTGCCCTCATTCCTCTCATTTACCGCTGGGTCCTGAAAGGCAATCCCTCCACTTCTCGAAGAGCTGTCCAGAGAAACCCAGGGCATGGAGCAATTCATGGAGTGTGGCCTGAGGACAAATGACTGCAGAGTGAAGGGGACCGCAGCAGGACGGACTGCACTCTCTCGCCCCTCTGCCCAATCAGCTCTTCTTAGAGCTGGAGGCACCTTCTATTCCACCCTGAGGAGGTCCTTCCACTTCATGGGAAGCTGAGTGACCTGTGCTCCCTCCCCAACCTGTTTGCTTCTTCCTATTCATCATGCAGCAGTCACCATGACCATGTCACTgtggctgaggctggggctggtgAGATGGGCACAGAAGACAATCGTACCAGCAAGGGGCCTGTCTTCTGAGTCCAGCTGGCAGCAGGCAGCGTAGGCTACGATAGAGGGCTGTGGGTGGGCCAGAACAAGGTGAGGGCAGAAAGGAGGGGACTGGGGTAACGCAGAAGTCTTCCTGAAAATGGAGGCCCAGGAAGCTTGGCAGGGGTGGTACCAAGGGATGGCTTGGAGGTTTTTCAGCCCCCAACCAAACTTCATCAGCATGCCCCAAGTTACCCCAAATAAGCACAATTTTGGGGGCGaggctgtgccatgcggcttgtgggattttatttatctattttttaatcttttatttatttaactttatctttggctgcattgggtcttcgttgctgcgcaggctttctctagttgcggcgagcgggggctactcttcgtcccggtgcgcgggcttctcattgcggtggcttctcttgttgcagagcacgggctctaggcacgcaggcttcagtagttgtggcgcatgggctcagtagttgtggctcgcgggctctagagcgcaggctcagtagttgtggcacatgggctgagttgctccgcggcatgtgggatcttcccggaccagggatcaaacctgtgtcccctgcgttgacaggcggattcttaaccactgcgccaccagggaagtccaatttaATAAAAACTGCGTGTATGCTCCTTACCCTTTCCCATGACATTTAAGATTGAGAAGCAGAGCCGGGCAAAGGAATTTGATTTGAACCTCACCTCTTGGTGCCACTTGGAAGTGTGGGCAACCCACACATACAGGAGAAAATCAGTGTTTTGGACCCCAGACCCACCTGGCTGGATTAGCTGTGAGGGTTCCTGCTCTGGCCACAAGGCATAACCACGGAGATGGACATCAGGGATGTGACAGCGAGTGAAATGTCGCATCTGGCTTAGTGGACGGTTAGAATAGGGAGTCTTCTGCCCTGCTCTCCTCCAGTCTCTGATTTAATAAATTGTCAGGGGGAGAGGGGGCTCAGGGATCTGCACTGTTAAGAAGCACATTAAGTAATTCTGATGCTGGTGGTCTTGTAGAGATCTAGGCAAGCTAGAGATCTTCAGATCCCCAAATGTGCTAAGTCATTCTCACCTTGGCCCCCAAGCAACTCTGTCCTTGGTATCCTGGTTTCACAAGGCTGCACCTGGCAAGAATGAATGCCTGTAGGTGAGCTGGAGACATTTCTGGGTATCCCTGAAGAGGTATTGTATACACTCTCAATGACATGAACTCACCTGTGGTAGTTTGGGGTGTCTGGGTCTCCCCAGACAGCATGGCAGTACTGTGCAGGGTCTCGACACAGAAGCAGGGGTCCTTGCCTTGGAGGGGCTTAACAAGATGAGAGATCAGTTTCACCTTAACATTCTAGACGtcagtttcttttctgtgtggtCTTGCTGCACTAGCCCTCTCTGCCCCTCCGTCCTCCCGAGCCCGCTGCTCTCCCACTCACCTGCTAGGACACCCTGGAGCTGCTGAGCAGCCTCTCTCCCTGCCGTCAGGGCTTGGGATCCCCCTCTCACCCTGCCTCCCTCAGGACCCCAAGCTCCCTCTGATACAGGATCTCCGATATGGCAGGTTTGGATTTGGAGGGGTTGAGGATCCTGGGAGccagggagggtgagggaggaagagCGGAAATTTGGGGGAAGCTGGGAGAAAGGGAGTCTGAGAAAGCTCAAACGTCTGTGTCTTCTCATGTAGACACGTGCTTGTGGCAGCCTTCCAGGgggagcggcggcggcagcaACGTCTTGCAAACATCTTTCCATAGGCTTCCCTGGATCCAGCCTTCGGCCCCCTTTTTCCCCGACTTACTTATTTCTGGCTTTCCCCTCTTGACCATCTCTCTCCAAATCTCCTCCACCATGCTTGCGTTATTTTGTCAATATTTGAGTGTTGTTGAGTAAATCTATAGTTCCTGCCAAGAGGTCCGATGTGAGCTACTACAAGGGCCAAAGCTGCagccccccacctctcctccctgggGTGCCAGAAATAGAGAGCTGGAAGGGGGCAGTATTCATTCCTGAGGCCTCAGCTGAACTTTTCAAAGAGAAGCCTGCCTCATCCATGAAGGAACTCTCCTATCCCTCTTCCATCTCAGCCTAATTCTTCTGCCATGCTGAGTGGACAACCTTGGAACCTTCTCAGAACTAAAAAACTGGTGTTAACataatggtgtgtgtgtgggggggcattCTTTGCTTCACAGATGCCTGCCTATCTCATTGGAGGTGGACAAACAAGGCTTTTGCATTCCA contains:
- the CIROP gene encoding LOW QUALITY PROTEIN: ciliated left-right organizer metallopeptidase (The sequence of the model RefSeq protein was modified relative to this genomic sequence to represent the inferred CDS: inserted 5 bases in 4 codons; substituted 7 bases at 7 genomic stop codons), coding for MFARRCCRRRSPWKAATSTCLHEKTQXRLSFLRLPFSQLPPNFRSSSLTLPGSQDPQPLQIQTCHIGDPVSEGAWGPEGGRVRGGSQALTAGREAAQQLQGVLAAPPRQGPLLLCRDPAQYCHAVWGDPDTPNYHRCSLVKPGYQGQSCLGAKMRHFTRCHIPDVHLRGYALWPEQEPSQLIQPGGSGVQNTDFLLYVWVAHTSKWHQEPSIVAYAACCQLDSEDRPLAGTIVFCAHLTSPSLSHSDMVMATLHELLHALGFSGQLFEKWRDCLSGPSVSENCSTGQQVTRQDEWGQLLLTTXLAKHLGLLGVSLGAPLSEEVRMRTPWGDGRKKQRSGGTSYLLPRGPLSSHWEAXLLXNCIMTATYNGAQCTRLDPITLSAFKDSGWCQVNHSTAEEMLWGWGSGLEFGLVTTCGNGTSDFFFTGSGRGCHYLHLDKGSCSSDLMLEGXCRYKLLASGSECWRKENXFPPGAENPRGDIYHPHSCCFLANLTSQLLPADKIRHPSQIPHLKEANXPGHCYLHQCTERGVYKVQVEXSPWVPYLPGKAIQIPGNNGHLFCSLGWLCXTNEGTDAINITYPPVSLSTXPIISAVFRISWGPPGHSLGKEEGEELTEAVLQGSEIQTSIWCYFHSLLITTSLVFTVHMXKCPGCQGPSVGMLHRALTLTLWKKPLEVYYGEATFTIEYSKFLVTSDDNPSMTHLGLSMGLCLMSLILVVALGTTAYQKRATLQVRPPAPYHSLDPRGATGGPVGGMREV